The window TCGTATAAAAGTGCAATTGAAAACATTAGTTTTTGTGAAGATATTCACAATATTTGCAATCAAGATACCCGCCTATCTTATTTTGTAGCACCATTATCGCCATTCCTTGATCCAGGAAGCCCTGCTTTTGAAAATCCGGATAAATACGGCTATACCAAGATTTATTCAAAATTAGAAGATTTTCGTCAGGCGATGGTACAACCATCGTGGAAATATATGCTTAGCTATGAAACTGATCAAATGAAGCGTGACGAGATTGTAAAAGCAACTTATGATTCAGCCTTATTGTTAAATCAATTTAAATTAAAATACGGATTAATTGACCAAGCAGCGTATGATGATATTGAGACTAAGATTACGAAATCATTAGAATTTATCGATAGAATCGATGGGATTTTGGAATTACCTCCACTTGAAAGAGAAGCAGGACTTGCTGAAATCAAAAGGGAAGTAATCGAGGTCAATCGACATAGTATCTGTGGGAAAAATGAATTAAAATGGGAAACGAAAAAGTTATACGCAAATTTTGGTTCGTTAACTATTATTGGATTAGAACTGCTTTTAAAAGAGATGGTAAAAGGGGTTAAATTACAGCTTGGAAAGGTTGACCGACATAAGGTGACCCTTTAATAATCCGCAATTTAATTAGAAAAGGCTGTCGCAATGACTTGCGGCAGCCTTATTTTATAAAATTCTACTGTGTTAAAGCTCAATGTTGATTTTTTTGCACAATGTTGATTGGAGTGGAAGGCGCGAAGACTCCTGCGGGAGGAGGCTCACCGCCCGCCTCACAGAAAGCGAGTGCCTGGAATGGAAATCAACATTCTAGCATTAACAGAGCCAAAAATTATATGGTAAGTTACTATTTACTGGATTCAGTAATCCCTTTTAATACTTTTGGTAGTATCTCAGAAAAATCACTGGCAAGCATCGATTCTTCAGAATGGTCAATAGTCCAATACTCAGCACATTTTCCATGAAGATAAACTGCATTGGCGATAGCAGCGCGTTCATTATCATGAGTACAAATCATTGCCAAAATCATTCCGGTCAACGTGTCACCGGTTCCTCCCTTTGAAAGTGCAGAATTACCGGTTGGATTAACAAGCCCCGACCCATCAGGAAAGGCAATAATCGTATTTTCCCCCTTTAATACGACGGTTACATGATTTTCTTGTGCATATTGGCAAGCAAGCTTAAACCGATTTGCTTGGATATAGGTAATGCTTTGACCAACCATTTTACTGAATTCTCCTAGGTGAGGGGTTAAGATGGTAGGTGCCTTTCTGGTTGGATAGGAACGTGCAGAAAGAGCAGAAGCATCGATAATGACAGGAAGGTTACTGACCAATATATTTTCCAGTGCTTTTTCTATCAGGGTTTGATCGCTTAATCCTGGGCCAATCGCAATCGCTTTAATTTTTTCAGGTAGGTAT of the Bacillus sp. 1NLA3E genome contains:
- a CDS encoding NAD(P)H-hydrate dehydratase, translated to MASLQLELPQDGHWKICTISDVINTFPRRPKNGHKGTFGTGLLIAGSDEMPGSAMLSGIGAMRCGIGKLIIATSTFASSIICTRLPEATYIHKGLEKIANGYLPEKIKAIAIGPGLSDQTLIEKALENILVSNLPVIIDASALSARSYPTRKAPTILTPHLGEFSKMVGQSITYIQANRFKLACQYAQENHVTVVLKGENTIIAFPDGSGLVNPTGNSALSKGGTGDTLTGMILAMICTHDNERAAIANAVYLHGKCAEYWTIDHSEESMLASDFSEILPKVLKGITESSK